The DNA sequence CCCGGAGGCGACCGAGCTCCCGGCGCCCACCAGGACGACGGCGAACGCGAACAGTCCGGCTACGAATCGCTGCATGTCCACGAGCTCAGGACGGAACGAAGCCGGGCGCGGGTTGCATCGGTCAGCTCATCTGCTCGACGAGCAGGCCCACCTGAGTGGACGGGTTGCAGGCGTGCCCGGCGTCAGGGCGCCGAGCACGGTCGACCGCCTTGTCGACACCATGGGCGAAGTCATCGAATCGCAGGGCCGACTTGTGGTAGCCGGGAACGTGCCGCCGCAGCCGCTTCTCGACGTCGCCGTAGCAGGTGAGCGGGGCTGCGCATGCCTCGAAGTGGAGCAGCAGCCAGTATTCGAAGCACGGGTTCGAGATGGCCAGGCGTACATCCAGCCGCCGAGCCGCCGTCAGTGCCTTGTCGAGGTCGAACTCGTCGACGTCGACGACACACCAGACATCGTCGTAGGCCGCTCCGGCGCGCCTTCCGAGATCGGCGGCGTACTTCACGACAGCCGAGGGATCCGCCGGTTTCGACTTGATCTTGATCGTGACGGCCGGGTTTCGCCGAGACCGCTTCAGCCCGTCGAAATAGGCGGGCTCGGTTGCCTTAGCACCGCAGACGACGAGGATCGACCGGTGCGGCTCGCGGAACGGTGCTCGGCGCCGACTGCTGTTTTCGCGACGGTTCATCGGCTGCGCAGGGCCTCCGCGAAATCACCCAGCACCGGCACGGCACCATAGCTGCCCGCGAGGTAACGCCGTTCGGTGTTCTGGTCTTTGCGCGGCTTGAAGTCAGTGAGCGGATAGAGACTGCTCGCCCCCTCGGCGTCCCGCTCGACGAACCAGATCTGGTCCCGGTCGAGGACCTGCTCGCCGAGCATGGTGCCGAGCAGGCTGGTGTCGTGCGTGGTGAAGACCAGCTGGGCGCCGTGGTTGTTCAGCTCGGGGTCCTGGAACAGTCCCACCAGCCTGGCCGTCAGCAGTGGGTGCAGGCTGGCGTCGATCTCGTCGACCAGCAGGACCAGTCCTTCGTCCAGCGCCGAAAGTACTTGGGGCAAAAGACCGATCCAGTTGCGCGTCCCCGAGGACTCGTCGTCGAAGTCGAAGCGCTCGCGAGCCGGCCCGTGGAGCAACTTGAGTTCCAGGTCGAACGCTCCCGTGAACCGACGAGGCGAATCGAGCCGCTCCTCGACGACGACGTCCACGATGCCGACATCGGCCACGCTGAGGAGCGACACCATGCGCTGCCGGTTCTCCGGATGCCGGAGCAGGTAGTCGCCGACGGCTCCCTGCACGAATTCGGAGCCGAACCATCCGCCGCCCAAACCGTTGACCAGGAGACCGGAAGAGAACCATCGGTAGACCGGCATCAACGGCCCGAGTTCCAGCCGGTCGCACACGCTCAGGAACAGCGCCGTCGGCCGGATCAGCTCTTCCAGGACTTCCAGCTTCTGCTTGAGATCGACCACTGTGGTACCGAACTTGATGCCGTCGCGATCGCGTTCGAAAACGACTCGCCTCCGCTTCTCCGGATAGGAGTAGAGCCATTCTTCGATGATTTCGTCTTCGTCGAGGAGGAAGCCGTAGGTGTACTGGACGCCGTCGGCAATCAGTTCGAAGACGAAAGTCGACGGCCGCGGCTCGGCGCCGAGGCCGAGCCGGAAGGGGTCCTGCACAGCGACGATGTGACGACCGGCGGAGGTCGGGAGGTGCCGGTTCATGACGGCCCCCATCACCAGGGTCATGGCCTTGAAGAGGTTCGACTTACCGGAGGCGTTCGCGCCGTAGACGGCGGCCACCGGCACCGCCGCTCGCTCGTCACCGGGCATCGCGGGCATGAGCAGCAGCTCCTGCTCGTCCCGGAACGAGCGGTGGTTGCCGAGACGGAAGCTCCGCAACATCCTGACCGCCTCCTTCGCGATGCTTCGGGTCATTCTGTACCAGTAAACCGCACAGAACAGCCCGAAGCATCAACCAGGGCGTTATTCGTCGTCGTCCGGGTCCGAGGGCACTGGGTCGCCGCCGCGGATCATGAAGAGGACCGACTCCAGTTCCTCCGGCTTGATCAGCACGTCGCGGGCCTTCGAACCCTCCGACGGGCCGACCACGCCACGGCTCTCCAGCAGGTCCATCAGCCGGCCGGCCTTGGCGAACCCGACCCGCAGCTTGCGCTGCAGCATCGACGTCGAGCCGAACTGCGAGGTGACGATCAGCTCGGTCGCCTGGATCAGCACGTCGAGGTCGTCGCCGATGTCGGCGTCGATCTCCTTCTTCTCGCCGGCCTTCTGCGCGGTGACGCCGTCCTGGTAGTCCGGCTGCGCCTGCTCCTTGGCGTAGTTGACGACCGCGGAGATCTCCTCGTCGCCGACGAACGCGCCCTGGATGCGGACCGGCTTGCCGGCGCCCATCGGCAGGTAGAGCGCGTCGCCCATGCCGATCAGCTTCTCCGCGCCCGGCTGGTCGAGGATGACCCGCGAGTCGGTCAGCGACGACGTCGCGAACGCCAGCCGCGAGGGCACGTTGGTCTTGATCAGGCCGGTGACGACGTCGACCGACGGCCGCTGCGTGGCCAGGACCAGGTGGATGCCGGCGGCGCGGGCCTTCTGGGTGATCCGGACGATCGCGTCCTCGACGTCGCGCGGGGCGGTCATCATCAGGTCGGCGAGCTCGTCGACGATCGCCATGATGTACGGGTACGGCCGGTACTCGCGCTCGGACCCGGGCGGCGCGGTGATCTCGCCCGACTTGACCTTCTTGTTGTAGTCGTCGATGTGCCGGACCTTGTTGACCTGCATGTCCTGGTAGCGCTGCTCCATCTCCTCCACCAGCCAGGCCAGCGCGGCGGCGGCCTTCTTCGGCTGGGTGATGATGGGCGTGATCAGGTGCGGGATGCCCTCGTACGGCGTCAGCTCGACCATCTTCGGGTCGATCAGGATCATCCGGCACTCGTCCGGCGTCGCCCGCGCGAGCAGCGACACCAGCATCGAGTTGACGAAGCTCGACTTACCGGAACCGGTCGAACCGGCGACCAGGAGGTGGGGCATCTTCGTGAGGTTCGCGGTGACGAAGTGGCCCTCGATGTCCTTGCCGAGGCCGATCACCATCGGGTGATTGTCCTTGACCGTGGTCGGCGCGCGCAGGACGTCGCCCAGGCGCACCATCTCGCGGTCGGAGTTAGGCACCTCGATGCCGACCGCGGACTTGCCGGGGATCGGCGCCAGCAGCCGGACGTTGTCGGTCGCGACGGCGTAGGCGATGTTCTTGGTCA is a window from the Amycolatopsis sp. NBC_00355 genome containing:
- a CDS encoding RloB family protein — its product is MNRRENSSRRRAPFREPHRSILVVCGAKATEPAYFDGLKRSRRNPAVTIKIKSKPADPSAVVKYAADLGRRAGAAYDDVWCVVDVDEFDLDKALTAARRLDVRLAISNPCFEYWLLLHFEACAAPLTCYGDVEKRLRRHVPGYHKSALRFDDFAHGVDKAVDRARRPDAGHACNPSTQVGLLVEQMS
- a CDS encoding AAA family ATPase, with product MTRSIAKEAVRMLRSFRLGNHRSFRDEQELLLMPAMPGDERAAVPVAAVYGANASGKSNLFKAMTLVMGAVMNRHLPTSAGRHIVAVQDPFRLGLGAEPRPSTFVFELIADGVQYTYGFLLDEDEIIEEWLYSYPEKRRRVVFERDRDGIKFGTTVVDLKQKLEVLEELIRPTALFLSVCDRLELGPLMPVYRWFSSGLLVNGLGGGWFGSEFVQGAVGDYLLRHPENRQRMVSLLSVADVGIVDVVVEERLDSPRRFTGAFDLELKLLHGPARERFDFDDESSGTRNWIGLLPQVLSALDEGLVLLVDEIDASLHPLLTARLVGLFQDPELNNHGAQLVFTTHDTSLLGTMLGEQVLDRDQIWFVERDAEGASSLYPLTDFKPRKDQNTERRYLAGSYGAVPVLGDFAEALRSR
- a CDS encoding DNA translocase FtsK, with the protein product MAGSATRKRSTGSGAKGAAARKPRTPAKPSSGATRSTRKPPARKPAPRRKTPGVFGKGVRGTWNLLAKGIGTLARTVGRTRELEAEHRRDGLALGLIALAIIAAVGVWWRAAGPIGAGVEIATRTVLGAGAVTLPLVLVVVAVALMRSEPHPETRPRMVVGTIMVVLSVLGMLHIFTALPGTNDGRMYAGGIVGAFSGGLLTMGVTTWVAVPLLILALVFGILVFTGTPVREIPQRLRNWGLDEEEIAEAEQGSIFATDEDAVTEADPKAARLRKPSRRRQSRGDHDDEQLDLDAALAEMPTPIKPPKALPKPPAEVPEKKPKKAPEPPLAVTRTVEGDYQLPPPDLLKLGDAPKSRSKANDAMIEAITGVLEQFSIDAQVTGFTRGPTVTRYEVELGPGVKVEKITALTKNIAYAVATDNVRLLAPIPGKSAVGIEVPNSDREMVRLGDVLRAPTTVKDNHPMVIGLGKDIEGHFVTANLTKMPHLLVAGSTGSGKSSFVNSMLVSLLARATPDECRMILIDPKMVELTPYEGIPHLITPIITQPKKAAAALAWLVEEMEQRYQDMQVNKVRHIDDYNKKVKSGEITAPPGSEREYRPYPYIMAIVDELADLMMTAPRDVEDAIVRITQKARAAGIHLVLATQRPSVDVVTGLIKTNVPSRLAFATSSLTDSRVILDQPGAEKLIGMGDALYLPMGAGKPVRIQGAFVGDEEISAVVNYAKEQAQPDYQDGVTAQKAGEKKEIDADIGDDLDVLIQATELIVTSQFGSTSMLQRKLRVGFAKAGRLMDLLESRGVVGPSEGSKARDVLIKPEELESVLFMIRGGDPVPSDPDDDE